A genomic stretch from Flavobacterium sp. KS-LB2 includes:
- the wecB gene encoding non-hydrolyzing UDP-N-acetylglucosamine 2-epimerase — translation MTYSQKILLCFGTRPEAIKMAPLYHELLNSTLRQAQRDVVEDQKSRFEVKICVTAQHREMLDQVLDFFEIVPDHDLDLMQANQTLNGLSAKILYKIDEVLTMEQPDLVLVHGDTTTSSLVALAAFHLGIKVGHVEAGLRTYKKQAPFPEEINRQITSRIADIHFTPTPQATQHLLKEGIPQDTIVETGNTVIDALFWTLHKIEKEHYSHPEIEELKMILPAEKKIVLVTGHRRENIGEGFRNLCEALLKVSEREDVVIVYPVHLNPKVKDVVHELLSNKKNIQLIAPVSYPAFVWLMQQSYLIVTDSGGIQEEAPSLGKPVIVTRTVSERPEGVQAGFSTLVGTNATKIINTIQDILDNFKGFENRQNPYGNGDASNKIVNYLLK, via the coding sequence ATGACATATTCCCAAAAAATATTGCTCTGTTTTGGCACGCGTCCCGAAGCCATCAAAATGGCGCCGCTATATCATGAACTACTTAACTCGACACTTCGACAAGCTCAGCGTGACGTAGTCGAAGACCAAAAAAGCAGGTTTGAGGTAAAGATATGTGTCACGGCTCAACATCGCGAAATGCTGGATCAGGTGTTGGATTTTTTTGAAATTGTTCCGGATCACGACCTTGATTTGATGCAAGCCAACCAAACCCTGAATGGATTAAGTGCCAAGATTCTCTATAAGATAGATGAAGTCTTGACGATGGAACAACCTGATTTGGTTTTGGTGCATGGTGACACGACCACTTCATCTTTGGTGGCTTTGGCAGCCTTTCATTTGGGTATAAAAGTGGGTCACGTGGAAGCGGGTTTGAGAACCTACAAAAAGCAAGCTCCATTTCCGGAAGAAATCAACCGACAAATTACCAGCCGAATTGCCGATATTCATTTCACGCCAACTCCACAAGCCACACAGCATTTGTTGAAGGAGGGAATTCCGCAAGATACTATTGTAGAAACAGGAAACACGGTTATAGATGCCTTGTTCTGGACGCTTCATAAAATAGAAAAGGAGCATTACAGTCATCCGGAAATTGAGGAGTTAAAAATGATCCTTCCAGCTGAAAAAAAAATAGTATTGGTAACGGGACATCGCCGAGAAAATATCGGAGAAGGGTTTCGGAATCTTTGTGAAGCACTGCTGAAAGTGTCAGAAAGAGAAGATGTCGTTATTGTTTATCCAGTGCATTTGAATCCCAAAGTGAAGGATGTCGTGCATGAATTGTTGTCCAATAAAAAAAACATTCAGCTCATTGCACCGGTCTCTTATCCCGCATTTGTTTGGTTGATGCAACAATCCTACTTGATCGTGACTGATTCTGGCGGTATCCAGGAAGAAGCACCTTCATTGGGAAAGCCTGTAATTGTTACTCGTACCGTTTCGGAAAGGCCAGAAGGAGTGCAGGCAGGATTCTCGACCTTGGTAGGTACTAACGCAACTAAAATAATAAATACAATTCAAGATATTTTAGACAATTTCAAAGGATTTGAAAATAGGCAAAATCCTTATGGAAATGGGGATGCCAGCAATAAAATAGTAAATTATTTGTTGAAGTAA
- a CDS encoding glycosyltransferase family 4 protein, whose amino-acid sequence MKEKKVAIYSNSWDTTGGGGIVYVLSMAKMLSKNRFDVTVFFYETIQLEELHRRYETKGLKVAIQKRTPMPFFSQLYFAFKERKAFDIVILQSIVFPRLTFVKKSFVLCDFPTVKMERLSEKIRLNSWKNIIVNSEYTKCWLQNYWKREGAVFYPPIDVPSTYNQARNLDLVCVGRFNKGKRSKRQDVVIDVFKDLIGMGYTEVNLHLIGYNQDDDYVSQLKESATGFPVFFHENCSTEKRIVLLSESAFYISACGYENNEKEEPMLVEHYGISVVEAMSHGCIPVVIGKGGHKETVDDEINGYHWNTKEELQLVLINLLEHKELRIEMSAAAHIKSEQYSFNTLEENLLQIFTKKNKY is encoded by the coding sequence ATGAAAGAAAAGAAGGTCGCCATTTATTCAAACTCTTGGGATACAACTGGCGGAGGTGGTATAGTTTATGTTCTGTCAATGGCAAAAATGCTTTCCAAGAACCGATTTGATGTTACTGTTTTTTTTTACGAGACCATTCAATTAGAAGAATTGCACCGTCGTTATGAGACCAAGGGGCTGAAAGTAGCCATTCAGAAAAGAACTCCTATGCCTTTTTTCTCACAGCTCTATTTTGCCTTCAAAGAGAGAAAGGCTTTTGATATAGTAATACTACAATCTATAGTTTTTCCTAGACTAACTTTTGTAAAGAAATCCTTTGTTCTATGTGATTTTCCCACCGTAAAAATGGAGCGTTTGAGCGAAAAAATTCGTTTAAATTCCTGGAAAAATATTATTGTTAATTCAGAATATACAAAGTGTTGGTTACAAAATTACTGGAAACGTGAGGGTGCCGTTTTTTATCCACCAATTGATGTGCCAAGCACATATAATCAGGCCAGAAATTTAGATTTGGTTTGTGTTGGAAGGTTTAATAAAGGAAAGCGTTCCAAGCGCCAGGATGTTGTAATTGACGTTTTCAAGGATTTAATTGGAATGGGTTATACAGAGGTGAATTTGCATTTAATAGGGTATAACCAGGACGATGATTATGTAAGCCAATTGAAAGAATCGGCAACCGGTTTTCCTGTATTTTTTCACGAAAATTGTTCTACCGAAAAAAGGATTGTCCTTTTAAGTGAATCGGCCTTTTACATCAGTGCGTGTGGTTATGAAAACAATGAAAAGGAGGAACCTATGCTTGTGGAACATTATGGAATTTCGGTTGTGGAAGCCATGTCTCATGGATGTATTCCAGTTGTTATTGGCAAAGGGGGGCATAAAGAAACTGTGGATGATGAAATAAATGGTTATCATTGGAATACCAAGGAAGAGTTACAATTGGTTTTGATAAATTTATTGGAACACAAAGAATTGAGAATAGAAATGAGTGCAGCAGCCCATATAAAGTCTGAACAATATTCATTTAATACGTTGGAAGAAAATTTACTGCAAATATTTACTAAAAAAAATAAATACTAA
- a CDS encoding glycosyltransferase family 2 protein, whose translation MNKKLTIITINYNNLEGLKRTVESVMNQTIREFEYVVIDGGSIDGSAEYLETQSKNFDYWVSEPDKGIYNAMNKGVAKATGEYLLFLNSGDRLVADDAVLYKLIPKLVSKVVYYMPIYKEYSSEIILENYPNKIDNNFIFNRSLCHQAIIYSFKCFVDFNFDEKLKFIADWEFNYKVIKKGIKFEKLQNPLVIYDMFGLTSIKETQKLAFEEKYFLKINQYYKEYVFYKYKRKIESLFFKIIRKVIK comes from the coding sequence TTGAATAAAAAGCTCACCATAATAACAATCAATTACAACAACCTCGAAGGGTTGAAAAGAACTGTAGAGAGTGTTATGAATCAAACAATTCGAGAGTTTGAGTATGTCGTTATTGATGGTGGTTCCATCGATGGGAGTGCTGAATATTTAGAAACTCAAAGCAAGAACTTTGATTATTGGGTTAGCGAACCTGATAAAGGGATTTATAATGCAATGAACAAAGGGGTTGCAAAAGCTACTGGGGAATATTTGTTATTTTTGAATAGTGGGGATCGGTTAGTTGCGGACGATGCTGTTTTATATAAGTTAATCCCTAAATTGGTTTCTAAAGTGGTATATTATATGCCAATTTATAAAGAATATTCTAGCGAGATAATTTTAGAAAACTATCCAAATAAAATTGACAATAATTTTATCTTTAATAGGTCATTATGCCATCAAGCAATAATTTACAGTTTTAAGTGTTTTGTTGATTTTAATTTTGATGAGAAACTTAAATTTATCGCTGATTGGGAGTTTAATTATAAGGTCATAAAAAAAGGAATTAAGTTTGAAAAATTGCAAAATCCTTTGGTTATATATGATATGTTTGGGCTAACAAGCATAAAAGAAACACAAAAATTAGCTTTTGAAGAAAAGTATTTTCTGAAAATTAACCAATATTATAAAGAATATGTTTTCTATAAATATAAAAGAAAAATAGAAAGTTTATTTTTTAAAATAATTCGTAAAGTTATAAAATAA
- a CDS encoding glycosyltransferase WbsX family protein yields the protein MKIKAIAIYLPQFHPIPENDQWWGKGFTEWTNVTKAKPLFEGHYQPHLPADLGFYDLRLEESRQAQETQAKEYGIYGFCYYHYWFNGKKMLYEPLDRKLKNPQENLPFMMCWANENWTRTWDGLDKEVLLHQEYDFEDDAIHIQHLISYFKDDRYIKVDGKPMFIIYRPGVFPDIQKTIAIWRTAVKEAGFPDLYIGYAQNGAVQYEPKSDVFDFAFEFQPNFLNLPALVSPPRTFVEKAIRRIKKKMKVKVANLHYYIDYSIFMSRQIEKGFRKNVYPGITPMWDNSARRKLNPFILHNSTPEKYKLWLSHIKENYPWESVPENFLFINAWNEWAEGNHLESCQKWGTSYLESTKEILK from the coding sequence ATGAAAATAAAAGCCATAGCGATATATCTACCGCAATTCCACCCCATTCCTGAAAATGATCAGTGGTGGGGGAAAGGCTTTACGGAATGGACTAATGTAACGAAAGCTAAGCCACTGTTCGAGGGACATTATCAGCCTCATTTGCCTGCTGATTTGGGCTTTTATGATTTGCGTCTAGAAGAATCTAGACAGGCTCAGGAGACTCAAGCCAAAGAATATGGTATTTATGGCTTTTGTTATTATCATTATTGGTTTAATGGTAAAAAAATGTTGTATGAACCCTTAGATAGAAAACTCAAGAATCCTCAGGAGAATCTGCCTTTTATGATGTGTTGGGCAAATGAAAACTGGACTAGAACATGGGATGGCCTAGATAAGGAAGTATTGCTACATCAAGAATATGATTTTGAAGATGATGCTATCCATATTCAACATTTGATTTCTTATTTCAAGGACGATAGATATATCAAAGTAGATGGGAAACCCATGTTTATTATTTACAGACCAGGTGTTTTTCCAGACATACAAAAAACGATTGCAATTTGGCGAACCGCAGTTAAAGAGGCCGGTTTTCCTGATTTGTATATAGGGTATGCTCAAAATGGAGCGGTTCAGTATGAACCCAAAAGTGATGTCTTCGATTTTGCATTTGAGTTTCAACCTAATTTTTTGAATTTGCCCGCTTTGGTATCGCCTCCAAGAACCTTTGTGGAGAAAGCTATAAGAAGAATAAAAAAGAAAATGAAAGTTAAAGTAGCGAACTTACATTATTACATTGATTATTCTATTTTTATGTCCCGTCAGATAGAGAAAGGTTTTAGAAAAAATGTTTATCCCGGAATTACACCTATGTGGGACAATTCGGCAAGGCGTAAATTAAATCCTTTTATACTACATAATTCGACACCTGAAAAATATAAATTATGGTTAAGTCACATTAAAGAAAATTATCCTTGGGAGTCGGTTCCTGAGAATTTTTTATTTATAAATGCTTGGAATGAATGGGCGGAAGGAAATCATTTAGAATCTTGTCAAAAATGGGGAACTTCCTATTTGGAATCTACCAAAGAAATATTAAAATAG
- a CDS encoding glycosyltransferase family 2 protein, whose translation MDDALQSVLHQTYTNWECIIVNDGSPDHTAELSKKWVEKDRRFIYLEKENGGLSSARNAGLAVSKGDFIQFLDSDDLLNKYKLEKQLACFSNNIDVVICDYFPFDEETGAFLSRRYMNPFPDLVTYKKDIINKWELELSIPCHCVLFKSKLLNQKTVKFDESLPNHEDWVFWVQLFYSSSGIFNLTQTLVSYRIHNEAMCADNKKMTKGFILACKMNKNFFESIGDKKALELSLKKLKLLENKKDLNLTKVFKLFVPPIFLILRKKLFKLCFK comes from the coding sequence TTGGATGATGCATTACAATCTGTGTTGCATCAAACTTACACCAATTGGGAATGTATCATTGTCAATGATGGTAGTCCTGACCATACAGCAGAACTGTCCAAAAAGTGGGTGGAGAAAGATAGGAGGTTTATTTATTTGGAAAAAGAAAATGGGGGGTTGAGTAGTGCGAGGAATGCTGGCTTGGCTGTATCAAAAGGTGATTTTATCCAGTTTTTGGATTCGGATGATTTGCTTAATAAATATAAATTGGAGAAACAGTTGGCTTGTTTTAGTAATAATATTGATGTTGTTATATGTGATTATTTTCCTTTTGATGAGGAGACTGGTGCTTTTTTGAGCAGAAGATATATGAATCCCTTTCCTGATTTAGTAACTTATAAAAAAGATATTATTAATAAATGGGAATTAGAACTGTCCATACCATGTCATTGTGTTTTATTTAAGTCTAAATTATTGAATCAAAAGACAGTGAAATTTGATGAATCACTTCCCAATCATGAAGATTGGGTTTTTTGGGTACAATTATTTTATTCTTCTTCTGGTATTTTTAATTTGACTCAGACATTAGTTAGTTATCGAATTCATAATGAGGCAATGTGTGCGGACAATAAAAAAATGACTAAGGGATTTATACTTGCCTGTAAAATGAATAAAAACTTTTTTGAAAGTATCGGAGACAAGAAGGCTTTGGAACTTAGCTTGAAGAAATTGAAACTTTTAGAAAATAAAAAAGATCTTAATCTCACAAAGGTTTTTAAGTTATTTGTTCCGCCAATATTTTTAATATTACGCAAGAAATTATTTAAGTTATGTTTCAAATGA
- a CDS encoding glycosyltransferase family 32 protein produces the protein MIPKIIHYCWFGQNPKSLLIEQCINSWKVNLPDYEIVEWNENNFDIQVNVFVREAYNNKKWAFVTDYVRAFALYTVGGIYLDTDVEIRHNLDIFLHHEAFTGFEEFGFPFTALWGAKKKHNWPKKILDYYDGLESFTDRTNTRIVSDFLINFYKVDPNKDEIQNLQDGICIYPSNYFCLDIEKNYAVHHFEGSWLEVNDLNYDKYLLKNYYKNKFLNYFEKKQIIENLYNEQFFSLKDLVYFILKKVKQKYVK, from the coding sequence ATGATACCAAAAATTATTCATTATTGTTGGTTTGGCCAAAACCCAAAGTCGTTATTAATTGAACAATGTATTAATTCATGGAAAGTTAATTTACCAGATTATGAGATTGTAGAATGGAATGAAAATAATTTTGATATTCAGGTTAATGTTTTTGTAAGAGAAGCTTATAATAATAAAAAATGGGCTTTTGTAACTGATTATGTAAGAGCATTTGCTTTGTATACTGTAGGAGGAATTTATCTAGATACCGATGTCGAAATAAGACATAATTTAGACATTTTTTTACATCATGAAGCTTTTACTGGATTTGAAGAATTTGGATTTCCTTTTACTGCTTTATGGGGTGCAAAAAAAAAACATAACTGGCCTAAAAAAATTCTAGATTATTATGATGGTTTAGAGTCTTTTACAGACAGAACAAATACAAGAATAGTGTCTGATTTTTTAATTAATTTTTATAAAGTTGATCCAAATAAAGATGAAATTCAAAATCTTCAAGATGGGATTTGTATATACCCTTCTAATTACTTCTGTTTAGACATTGAAAAAAATTATGCTGTTCATCATTTTGAAGGGTCTTGGCTTGAGGTAAATGATCTAAATTATGATAAATATCTTTTGAAGAATTATTATAAAAACAAGTTTTTAAATTATTTTGAAAAAAAACAAATCATTGAAAATTTATATAATGAACAATTTTTTTCATTAAAAGATTTAGTATATTTTATTTTAAAAAAAGTGAAACAAAAATATGTTAAATAG
- a CDS encoding ABC transporter ATP-binding protein — MKDIILKAENISKQYRLGQVGTGTLAHDLNRWWHQVRGKENPYLKIGDTNDRSTKGESDYVWALQDINFEVERGEVLGIIGKNGAGKSTLLKILSRVTAPTTGNIKFGGRVASLLEVGTGFNGEMTGRENVYLNGAILGMTKKEITSKIDEIIDFSGCERYIDTPVKRYSSGMTVRLAFAVAAFLEPEILIIDEVLAVGDAEFQKKAIGKMRDISQKGGRTVLFVSHNMAAVEQLCTRGLLLNNGGIIFDGDVSKTVQQYLNIDKKLNNFYFENIQFICNYIHLEDNNYNVKTSFKNGEDIFVNIKFYVKSDYPDLGFCVAIYDAYDEIITAINTYHINKEINILKAGNYTMKIKIPKYILNIGEYKINLHFNDKFGNLFDISKNCCQFIVSDDGFRKGDFFMGRFPGPISIVPNIIMIKS, encoded by the coding sequence ACCGCTTGGGTCAAGTAGGTACAGGTACTTTGGCGCATGACTTGAACCGTTGGTGGCATCAAGTGCGTGGTAAAGAAAACCCGTATTTGAAAATTGGCGATACCAATGATCGAAGCACTAAGGGTGAAAGCGATTATGTATGGGCATTGCAAGACATAAATTTTGAAGTGGAACGTGGCGAAGTTTTAGGGATTATTGGCAAAAACGGTGCAGGAAAATCTACTCTGTTAAAAATATTATCCCGCGTTACAGCGCCTACTACTGGAAATATTAAGTTTGGCGGTCGCGTGGCTTCTTTGTTGGAAGTGGGCACGGGCTTTAACGGAGAAATGACGGGTCGAGAAAATGTGTATTTGAATGGCGCCATTTTAGGGATGACTAAAAAAGAAATTACTTCTAAAATAGATGAAATTATTGATTTTTCAGGTTGTGAACGATATATTGATACACCTGTAAAACGTTACAGCTCCGGAATGACGGTGCGTTTGGCCTTTGCTGTGGCTGCTTTTTTGGAGCCTGAAATTTTGATTATCGATGAGGTTTTGGCCGTGGGTGATGCGGAGTTCCAGAAAAAAGCTATTGGTAAGATGCGGGATATTTCACAAAAAGGGGGTAGAACGGTATTGTTTGTGAGTCATAATATGGCGGCTGTGGAACAGCTGTGTACTAGAGGATTATTGTTAAATAATGGCGGTATTATATTTGACGGTGATGTTTCTAAAACTGTACAACAATATTTAAACATTGATAAAAAGTTAAATAATTTTTATTTTGAAAATATACAGTTTATATGCAACTACATTCATTTGGAAGATAATAATTACAACGTAAAGACCTCATTTAAAAATGGAGAAGATATTTTTGTAAATATTAAATTTTATGTAAAATCTGACTATCCTGATTTAGGTTTTTGTGTTGCTATATATGATGCGTATGATGAAATTATAACTGCGATAAATACATATCATATTAATAAAGAAATAAATATACTTAAGGCAGGAAATTATACAATGAAAATAAAAATACCGAAATACATATTAAATATTGGTGAGTATAAAATAAATTTACATTTCAATGACAAATTCGGAAATCTATTTGATATTTCAAAAAATTGTTGCCAATTTATAGTGAGTGATGATGGTTTTCGAAAAGGAGATTTTTTTATGGGAAGATTTCCTGGGCCAATTTCAATTGTCCCAAATATTATAATGATTAAAAGTTAA